A region of Pseudomonadota bacterium DNA encodes the following proteins:
- the tuf gene encoding elongation factor Tu (EF-Tu; promotes GTP-dependent binding of aminoacyl-tRNA to the A-site of ribosomes during protein biosynthesis; when the tRNA anticodon matches the mRNA codon, GTP hydrolysis results; the inactive EF-Tu-GDP leaves the ribosome and release of GDP is promoted by elongation factor Ts; many prokaryotes have two copies of the gene encoding EF-Tu), translating to MAKEKFERTKPHVNIGTIGHIDHGKTTLTSAITRVLATKGLASATD from the coding sequence ATGGCAAAAGAGAAATTTGAAAGGACTAAGCCGCACGTAAACATTGGAACGATCGGCCACATCGATCATGGTAAGACAACCCTGACCTCGGCGATAACGCGGGTTCTGGCAACCAAGGGTCTGGCTTCCGCAACCGACT